One Drechmeria coniospora strain ARSEF 6962 chromosome 01, whole genome shotgun sequence genomic region harbors:
- a CDS encoding protein kinase SNF1, with the protein MAPRGIFEDEELTISLSSSHVRRLQQHPPPHQHGRADADADVDPVAAVISPPSRSSRAMDHPHRSRTKAEQRIGAYKVVRTLGEGSFGKVKLAIHHGTGQQVALKIIARKKLISRDMAGRVEREIEYLQLLRHPHIIKLYTVIKTSNEIIMVLEYAGGELFDHIVQHGRMSESEARRFFQQMLCAVEYCHRHKIVHRDLKPENLLLDEHLNVKIADFGLSNIMTDGNFLKTSCGSPNYAAPEVIGGKLYAGPEVDVWSCGVILYVLLVGRLPFDDEHIPSLFAKIARGTYSIPPWMPSGAANLIKRMLVVNPVQRVTIEEIRQDPWFITDLPPYLQPPVEEFLNTGVDPNKAIEKADIAPNASVQVQEKLHNEVTDKISKTMGYGKTDVEEALQSEEPSAIKDAYMIVRENKLMKVNINPDSGAEMDDIGSPLMSMSSARSTTSQAGGALSPRPYVSKVGILPSSIPNYHKDFIERGKTSIDSSQPSANAIHEEPSSARTEAEKEEAVRRLKPHARSQMKLEEGSKRPQGMTPINLPKKIKPVRWQFGIRSRNAPWEALLCIHKALHKLGATYIPDEDYARSRRKDSDAPSGDGSFSDDYDGAPLERESDSSLDPAKRYKLPADPWHIKVRWESSNMKHKSLNPPEGCGADHVGTPDSYHIYEMEQGVFLVDFKCSGYETPEGMLLEEKEVTSPFPFLDMAARLIMQLAESD; encoded by the exons ATGGCTCCCCGAGGAAtcttcgaggacgaggagctcacCATCTCCCTGTCCTCGTCCCACGTCCGACGCCTGCAGCAACACCCGCCTCCCCATCAGCATggccgcgccgacgccgacgccgacgtcgaccccgtcgccgccgtgatATCGCCTCCTTCGCGCTCCTCGAGAGCCATGGACCATCCCCATCGGAGCAGGACCAAGGCCGAGCAGCGCATCGGCGCCTACAAGGTCGTCAGgaccctcggcgagggctCCTTCGGCAAGGTCAAGCTCGCCATCCACCACGGCACCGGCCAGCAGGTTGCCCTCAAGATCATCGCCCGCAAGAAGCTCATCAGCCGCGACAtggccggccgcgtcgagcgAGAGATTGAGTATCTCCAGCTTCTTCGCCACCCTCACATCATCAAGCT CTACACCGTCATCAAGACGAGCAACGAGATCATCATGGTCCTCGAgtacgccggcggcgagctcttCGACCACATCGTCCAGCACGGTCGCATGAGCGAGTCCGAGGCCCGTCGCTTCTTCCAGCAGATGCTCTGCGCCGTCGAATACTGCCACCGCCACAAGATTGTCCACCGCGACCTGAAGCCCGAGaacctgctcctcgacgaacACCTCAACGTCAAGATTGCCGACTTTGGTCTCAGCAACATCATGACGGACGGAAACTTCCTCAAGACGAGCTGCGGCAGCCCCAACTACGCCGCGCCCGAGGTCATCGGCGGCAAGCTCTACGCCGGTCCCGAGGTCGACGTCTGGAGCTGCGGCGTCATCCTGtacgtcctcctcgtcggccggctccccttcgacgacgagcacatCCCAAGCCTGTTCGCCAAGATCGCGAGGGGCACCTACAGCATCCCTCCCTGGATGCCCAGCGGCGCCGCCAACCTGATCAAGAGgatgctcgtcgtcaacCCGGTCCAGCGCGTCACCATCGAGGAGATCCGCCAAGATCCCTGGTTCATAACCGACCTGCCGCCCTACCTGCAACCGCCGGTCGAGGAGTTCCTCAACACCGGTGTCGACCCTAACAAGGCCATCGAGAAAGCCGACATCGCGCCCAACGCATCCGTCCAGGTGCAGGAGAAGCTGCACAACGAAGTGACGGACAAGATCAGCAAGACCATGGGCTATGGAAAGACCGATGTCGAAGAGGCACTGCAGTCGGAGGAACCGTCGGCGATCAAGGACGCGTACATGATTGTTCGAGAAAACAAGCTGATGAAAGTGAACA TCAACCCCGATTCCGGAGCCGAGATGGACGATATCGGGAGCCCTCTGATGAGCATGTCGTCGGCTCGCTCGACCACGTcccaagccggcggcgccctctCCCCTCGGCCCTACGTCAGCAAGGTCGGCATCCTGCCGAGCAGCATCCCCAACTACCACAAGGACTTTATCGAGAGAGGAAAGACGAGCATCGACAGCAGCCAGCCCTCAGCCAATGCGATACACGaagagccgtcgtcggcgaggaccgAGGCCGAAAAGGAGGAGGCGGTGCGCCGCCTGAAACCTCACGCCCGCTCTCAGAtgaagctcgaggagggaTCGAAGCGGCCTCAGGGCATGACGCCGATCAACCTGCCAAAGAAGATCAAGCCCGTGCGCTGGCAGTTTGGCATCCGGTCCCGAAATGCACCCTGGGAGGCCTTGCTCTGCATCCACAAGGCACTTCATAAGCTTGGGGCCACGTACATTCCGGACGAAGACTACGCGCGGTCACGCCGCAAGGATAGCGATGCACCGAGCGGGGACGGGAGCTTCTCGGACGACTACGACGGCGCGCCGCTGGAGCGAGAATCAGACTCAAGCTTGGATCCGGCCAAACGATACAAGCTGCCCGCCGACCCGTGGCACATCAAGGTCCGATGGGAATCGTCGA ACATGAAGCACAAGTCGTTGAACCCTCCGGAAGGCTGCGGTGCCGACCACGTTGGCACGCCCGACAGCTACCAC ATTTACGAAATGGAGCAGGGCGTGTTCCTGGTGGACTTTAAGTGCTCGGGATACGAGACGCCCGAGGGCATgctgctcgaggagaaggaggtcACGAGCCCGTTCCCCTTCCTCGACATGGCTGCCAGGTTGATTATGCAGCTCGCCGAGTCGGATTGA